Genomic DNA from Telopea speciosissima isolate NSW1024214 ecotype Mountain lineage chromosome 2, Tspe_v1, whole genome shotgun sequence:
ATGCCaacttaattttaaaattaaatattttccTTTGATTGAGTGCAGCACAAGTGGCTAAGTATAAACTGAAGATATTTTGCAATGCATGTTAACAATATGCCTCAGAAAGTTAAAAGCAAATAAGTTTTCTGCACTACCTCAATAGGTTCTAGGTATCCTTCCGGCTTAGCCAGGCAATTATCAAGAGGAGGCAAGAGTTCAAGGACATGTGAACTAGATAGTGCATTCCAGGTAGCAAGTCGAACTGGTGCTTCAACAGCACAATGTAGATACATTGCCACTTGCCGGCCATAAATCACATCACCATACGATACTGAAGCGAACTGCTCAACAAAAGTTTCGATAAATGTTGGGTAACTCTCATGAACATCGGACTGAAACTTCAGATATTCTACTCCATAATTATTTCCTGTTTCCGTTAATAAATTATCAATCTTGTCCAAACAAGGATTAATGCTTCTGTTGCTTCTTGATTCATCAAGATACTGCCCATACAGCTCTTGCAAGGTTCTGTACACATCCCTGCTTCTCTCATCTTCAATGACATCCATTCTGACAAGTAATACCATGGACAAAGAATGTAATTTCCAAACCAATGACACAGCTGAAACTGGTGAGTGTTGGATATCCGTGCACAAGGCCATTGCTTCAAGaccaaaaagaaggaaaattccACCTTTTGCAACCTCTAGGATTTCATCAGTTGAAGAGCAGATGCTACTCTGTACACTGGAAACATTTGGAAGGTCATGGGCAGCTTTACGGTCAGAAATCGTTGAAATTGGACTGAGAAACCAATGCATGGGAAGTGGCAATCTCTGGTGAGCCCACTCTACTACCAAAGAATTACGGTTAGAATCATGACCAGTCACATCAGATTCATCTAAGTCTTCGTGAATGGTATCCAGAGCATCAGTGTTTTTCTTAGATTTCCCAAGGGTGGAGTCACTATTGCTATCCACTGCTTTGGACTTCTTTACGCAAAGCCATCTGTTTCTGAAATGATTAGTCAAAATCTTACCGAAGTAGAGGTAATCCTCTTCTTTATACTCCCAGTCAAATGATTTGATCCTCCTGTTAAGCCGAAGAAATTGATCAACACAGACACCAAGGGACTTCAGGACAGGGGCTCCAAGTAAGATATCCAGTGCCTTTTCCATGATGACTTTACCCCTTGGCACTACAGTTAAGCACACTCCAAGGGCAGAATTAATCCTTTGAAGAGTAAAAGCCATGTCTTCAGCTGCAGAGAGGTCTTTCTCAAGCACCATCTGGAAGATTTCAAGCAAGTTCACGAGCAATTGTGAATCTTCTTGCGCCAGCAAAACAGATGTAGACCAAAACCCTCCACCAGAGGCACCCCAGCCAAAACCAATCCCTGGAGCAGGTCCTCCTCTACCAAAGGTCTCAATTGACTGCACATTGTTCCAGTCTAAAGCAACTAACTCCATGAAAGTGATCAGTAAGTTTCGCAGTTGACCCTGAGACCACATAATTATTCCATCCTCCAGAATTTTACCATCCCTTGAGAAACTGTTTTCTTGCGAGTACTGATTACTACTCTCATTCTTAGCTACCAGGATGGTTTTGTCAATGGAAACTATAAGCCGGACTAATGCATTAAGGCAACTTGTAGAAGATAAAGATGTTTCATTGTCACTTTCATGTCTCAAATGACATAGATTGTTGACAAAAAAACTTTCTTCACTAGGAACAGTTTCATATCCTGTAACATCTGAGAAGTTCAAAAATCTACTTTTCACAATTTGGAGCCCAACCTTAGGGACAAAGTCAGGCAGCCATGGCACGTTACCACTTCCTTGCTGGATATAGGTGTCATCTGGTGCAACTCGTTCGAGTATGCTAGATAGCATGTGCATGACAGATGAAATCACCCACAGAATACAGCTCAAAGAAGAATCAcgggcaacaaagttagtatgAAATCCTTTGTGCAAATCAAAGATTTTAGATAAGTAAGGATTACTTGTCAATGATATCCAGTTCATAGCTAACTCAACCGTTGGACCAACATAACTCCAACACCAATTCCCCATATTAACAATGGCGAACTCTGGATTTTGCTTTCGAAGCTGCTCCTGGGAATGAAGTTTTGGGAGTGTTTTGGCCAAGGCACCTAGAACAAGGTATGCTTCCTGGCTGATGGAAGCAAATTCACTAAGAACATTCATCTCAATTAGTTTATCAAAAGTAGGGGGACTCAACCATAGGCACAAGGCCTGGAAAAAATCTGCAAAATATGATACGCAACACCCATATTGAATACAAACTCTCCAGAAGCGAAGTTGCTCAACCATCAATGCAGATGTTAGTTTACAATATTCCTTTCCTGATTTTATCCAGTGGTCAAGTGAAAATGCAGGACGATACAATTGCCAAGTAGCATCTTGGAAAACCCCTCTTTCTACGAAACCTATGCAAATCTTCTTGTCAGATTGAGCTAGCACCTATTTGCAGAAACAGAACACCATATAAAATTTCTTATGCGCCAAACCATCAAAAGGAGCATACAGGACAAGGATATATAACATCTCAGATCAACTTAAATTTTCATGCTTACCTTTAAGAGGGTCACAAATTTTATCCTTGAAAGGTGAATTTCCATAGAGTCTTTCTTGCTAAACCTGTCAACAATCACTTGGACAAGCCTTTCGCATTTCATAATAGCATTTACACAAGTCAGGGAATGTCTCGCTATTCCAACCAGTATAGAAATAAGGCATTCTTCCAATGCTGCAGAAGGGTGGGTCTGCAGAAACAAGGATCAGCATTTGAGATTCCAATAGAACCAATTCTAGCAAGCAATATAATTTGTCAATGTGGAATCTAGGAGAGTATTTAGTTGTTAAGTGCTATTATCTTCCATCCAATCAATGGTCTGATTGCTCTATGGAGAGCCAACAGATCAACATTCCAGTATCTTGAAGATCTTATATAGTTCTATTAACCAGTGTAATATCAGATATTTTAGGCCTCTACGCTCTATATAAGTGGGCCCATTACCAAAGGCTTTTGGGTATTATCAAGCATCATGGCCTGTTCAAAAGGTTAATGTGAAGTCAACACACATTGTCATCTTCCTGTGCCATCAACGTCATTATTTGAGGCTATATGAAAAATTCATCAAAATCTTCAAGAGGCATAAAGAACCAAGATTCTGTTGTTGAGAAAGTTGAGGAAGACGATAAATGGAACAgagcttcccccccccccctccccccctaacACATCATTTTGAGAGGTTGAAAAGACCAACAGTTGAGACAGGGAGTTTGGATGGAGCAGTGAAACTTGCCTAATCTTTGCAATAAATATAACACGAATGATAGTCTCAGTATGTTAATGATATAATGATCTTTAAGCTGTCTCCAAGCCTGATTAATATCTTAGCACAAGGAGAtccacagaagaagaaaaaggcaTGACATTCAGTCAAGGGAACATAAAATAGTATTTTAAACTACCACTTTAGCTGTGTTGCATAACGTGTGTTTGACAAAGTTATATTAAACGCCCTTTTTCTTTATTGCTTTTGGTTCAAAACACAGATTCAATGCATCAACTTCGAGTTGAACTGATGTTCTTGAGAgcaaaatgaaatgaaaaggttCCCCAGTTTAGCCAGAAAAATGTGCAAGGAGTTTATGTATATTATGGTAAAGaccaaccccaaaccacccttaTCAGACCCTGTGAAAGATGGAGTTGCACTGGGTTAGAGACCTTTTATTGAAGGAAGATTAAGTGCTTCATGAAATAAATATCATTTGTTTGTTAGCATAGGAATGTAAGCATGTTGAGGTCTGGCAAGGCAGAGGTTGGGCCAGCCCAGCCCAAAAGTTTTCAGTCTATGGGAAGGCTGAAGCTGGCCTCTGTTATGTCCCGCTTATGGCATTATACATACTAAGTAAAGTTGTAATGCTTCAGCATTTTAAATGGATAtactaaaatttataatatatatatatatataagtattgACTTGTTAGGATTGACCATTAAGGAGAACTTTATTGAAATTCAACTCTGCCACATGGGCCGAAGGGAGTGGGTCCATGGGATAACAGGACCTCACACCCATCTCCTGGTAAAATTTCAACCGAAACAAGTAGGGGAAGTACATCAAAAGTTGGTGCAAATTGACATTAGATTTACACAAATGGCACAAGATTCCGTTAAAGCACCATGGTggttttataattttatggAACTTTGGATAGTTTTAAGCCACTTCCCTGGTTTATTTCGGGAATGAAAAATCGACCAGTGAGATCGGTGTGGTGGTCCTCCATCACATGGACCTGCGCATGAATATCCATGTCTGCCAATGGCAAGTTTTGAAACTTCGATGAATTCTTAAACTTTACCTACTGAGCTGAATATTAAGATTTCATTTTAAGTACAGTTATACATCTAGGACATGTCATAGTTGAATATAATATGTATTGAACCATCTTTTATTTATCTGGTATATGCATTATTCATAGTTAAGTCCCAACCCATTCGGCTGAGCAGAGGTCAAGAAGGCTGGTCCAGCATGAGTAACATATGAATTGTTGTTAAAAAAGGATTATTTTCAATCAGCAAACATCCAGATATCACTGAGAGATTTCGGCAGTTCAGCCATGACATATGGTGGTCATCTGTAATTTCTCTTACTTATGCTGAATATTGTTCTAGGTGAGGACACACCTTTTCCTTGAATTAAACTcttgagaaaattaataaaGCAAGAATATATGAAAAcgagtgcatctacattaacaTGTAATTGTGCATGCATCAGAGCTCTGGCCAGATCATACTTAGTTGCTTACCTCTAGAAGATACCGTATCCTTGGAAGGACTCCCATCCTAACAAGACCTGCAGCAAAATCTTGTCCAGCCACAACAATGTCATCCTGAATGGtatgttcttcctcattctcaTCATCCACAATGTCACTGCCTGATGGGAGGATATTGGAAGGCTTTGTACTGTATTTCCAAAATCCACCACAAAGAAAACCAACATCTATCCCTGGTTTACTACGAAATATAGGAGCAGTACAGATAGCCCTCTCAAATGTTGTCATTTTctgaaaacaaaattacaaacGAAACTTACTAAGTCCAAATGATAACTTGTTTTACAAATAAAAGTAGAATTCAGTTGAAGGAACATGATACATATCACAGAAGCAGAGTAGGACCCCACAAATCAACTGCACCTCTGAAATGTCAAAAACATTTTCATTTATGTCGCAGCTCAGTGCACACAGAATGACTTTCGCACAAGCCAAAACTACAGAGGTGTGGTTGTCATCTAAAGCCATCCTGTCACCCAAAGCCATTACAACAGATTAAATTAAACAGCAAAAATCTACGTACACCAATTATCTGCAACCGCAACACATAATGAAAAGGAGATGCATCACAAGAAAACACTTGTCATTAACTTGTCGATTGCAGAGCACTCATATTCTGAAAATCCAGGATGTCATTTCATATTGAGGGT
This window encodes:
- the LOC122652370 gene encoding transcriptional elongation regulator MINIYO → MEKSSNSSSSSNKKGLSIRNLPGISSSRIEEEAGISRLVGGIVEKGFSSTTTRPSDKNPPGPFSLPRPTVIPFPVARHRSHGPHWAPLGSQMQYTGDVDGDNEDKDETDFDPISSFANPIHRKQKKSLNFSRWRELVRETNGSTITQMKGMDKPAMVEGGKPDGERGNTKIIDKRDNLLHQSALAIANGELPENSNRSSLLPEDDDSTVTQEKNMEGPTLVEVGNQNGGTEETESGEKISIVLDTSTNREMEEEQHNNSMKSQFKSGIAIKADSFSGFRGSMSKVEQDNLKFSPNPEDIRCEGPKSIENQIDAENRVRLQQMSAAEIAEAQAEIMEKMKPGLVGVLKKRGLNKLQKQKTMTSDLDSSCQLGTPKDENHVDKAPKGASQSEVGEKFHIAKETAAKDKQEGHVNGGVLQMLGTQNSLWNAWSERVESVRTLRFSLDGTILENAFIQVSKTGDIPNHGQLSVDNVTERDFLRTEGDPGALGYTVKEAIAMTRSMVPAQRAIALQVLGTVLDKALCNLQQSQVGCNMSTDNNIEKNVDWKAVLAFVLGPEPELVLSLRMALDDNHTSVVLACAKVILCALSCDINENVFDISEKMTTFERAICTAPIFRSKPGIDVGFLCGGFWKYSTKPSNILPSGSDIVDDENEEEHTIQDDIVVAGQDFAAGLVRMGVLPRIRYLLETHPSAALEECLISILVGIARHSLTCVNAIMKCERLVQVIVDRFSKKDSMEIHLSRIKFVTLLKVLAQSDKKICIGFVERGVFQDATWQLYRPAFSLDHWIKSGKEYCKLTSALMVEQLRFWRVCIQYGCCVSYFADFFQALCLWLSPPTFDKLIEMNVLSEFASISQEAYLVLGALAKTLPKLHSQEQLRKQNPEFAIVNMGNWCWSYVGPTVELAMNWISLTSNPYLSKIFDLHKGFHTNFVARDSSLSCILWVISSVMHMLSSILERVAPDDTYIQQGSGNVPWLPDFVPKVGLQIVKSRFLNFSDVTGYETVPSEESFFVNNLCHLRHESDNETSLSSTSCLNALVRLIVSIDKTILVAKNESSNQYSQENSFSRDGKILEDGIIMWSQGQLRNLLITFMELVALDWNNVQSIETFGRGGPAPGIGFGWGASGGGFWSTSVLLAQEDSQLLVNLLEIFQMVLEKDLSAAEDMAFTLQRINSALGVCLTVVPRGKVIMEKALDILLGAPVLKSLGVCVDQFLRLNRRIKSFDWEYKEEDYLYFGKILTNHFRNRWLCVKKSKAVDSNSDSTLGKSKKNTDALDTIHEDLDESDVTGHDSNRNSLVVEWAHQRLPLPMHWFLSPISTISDRKAAHDLPNVSSVQSSICSSTDEILEVAKGGIFLLFGLEAMALCTDIQHSPVSAVSLVWKLHSLSMVLLVRMDVIEDERSRDVYRTLQELYGQYLDESRSNRSINPCLDKIDNLLTETGNNYGVEYLKFQSDVHESYPTFIETFVEQFASVSYGDVIYGRQVAMYLHCAVEAPVRLATWNALSSSHVLELLPPLDNCLAKPEGYLEPIENNEGILEAYVKSWISGALDRAATRGSMAVTLALHHLSSFIFHSCTDDKLLLRNKLVKSLLRDYSRKQQHEGLMLDFIQYTKSAKSQGGALLPTDELERRFKLLTVACEGNSSLLTELEKLKSSSERR